A single window of Caldimicrobium thiodismutans DNA harbors:
- the rpsL gene encoding 30S ribosomal protein S12 — protein sequence MPTINQLVRLGRKKKEKRSKSPALQGNPQKRGVCVRVYTVTPKKPNSALRKVARVRLTNGIEVTAYIPGIGHNLQEHSVVLVRGGRVRDLPGVRYKIIRGTLDAAGVQNRKKSRSKYGTPRPKTTK from the coding sequence ATGCCAACCATTAACCAATTAGTTAGGCTGGGAAGAAAAAAGAAGGAAAAGAGATCTAAATCCCCTGCCTTACAGGGCAATCCTCAGAAAAGAGGAGTTTGTGTAAGGGTTTATACTGTTACACCTAAAAAGCCAAACTCCGCTTTAAGAAAGGTAGCCAGAGTCAGGCTAACTAATGGTATTGAGGTGACTGCTTATATCCCGGGAATTGGGCACAACCTTCAGGAGCATTCTGTTGTCCTTGTAAGAGGAGGGCGTGTTAGGGATTTACCTGGTGTCAGATATAAGATTATTAGAGGAACCCTTGATGCTGCTGGTGTTCAAAACAGAAAGAAATCCCGTTCCAAATATGGAACACCAAGACCTAAAACAACCAAATAA
- a CDS encoding CBS domain-containing protein, whose amino-acid sequence MRVEEKRVADVMSRTLFTVSERASVTEIVETMLNNRISAVIVVADNGEFLGIISKTDLLSGLKKYGKELLEKSAEDLLCPKPYTIEGSATLREAAQKMFAHKVHRLLVVSPSSIGKFMPVGIITASDLLRELAF is encoded by the coding sequence ATGAGGGTTGAAGAAAAAAGGGTAGCAGATGTCATGAGTAGAACTCTTTTCACTGTCTCAGAAAGGGCTTCTGTAACTGAAATAGTTGAAACTATGCTTAATAACAGGATTTCAGCGGTTATCGTGGTTGCTGATAACGGTGAATTTCTCGGGATAATCAGTAAAACGGATCTTTTGTCAGGTTTAAAGAAATATGGGAAAGAGCTTTTGGAAAAATCCGCAGAAGATTTACTCTGTCCCAAACCATATACCATTGAGGGTAGTGCGACCCTGAGGGAGGCAGCTCAGAAGATGTTTGCCCATAAGGTTCATAGATTACTTGTTGTAAGTCCTTCAAGCATAGGCAAATTTATGCCTGTAGGAATTATTACTGCTTCAGACCTTTTAAGAGAGCTTGCCTTCTGA
- the fusA gene encoding elongation factor G: MTPEELKILKTTRNIGIVAHIDAGKTTTTERVLYYTGKTYKIGEVHEGTAVMDFMIQEQERGITITSACTTTFWRNHRINIIDTPGHVDFTIEVERSLRVLDGAVVIFCAVGGVEPQSETVWRQADKYRVPRITFVNKMDRLGANFYRVLEEMKARLGANPLPLQIPYGAEESFVGVIDLIEMKAIVWEEETLGAKFHDEEIPAHLRDQAEEYRIMMLEKLADVNDEIMEKYLEGQEISPGEIRKAIREATCQLKLVPVLCGSAFKNKGVQPLLDAIVDYLPSPLDIPPVKGINPNTGEVEERHTDPSAPLSALAFKIMTDPFVGTLTFLRIYSGRIETGMNVYNSTKRKKERIGRLVRMHANQREEITGAAAGDIVAALGLRVTTTGDTLCDEANPIELEKLEIPEPVISVAVEPKTKADQEKLSLALQKISLEDPSFRVSINHETGQTLIWGMGELHLEIIVDRLIREFKVGVNVGRPEVAYKETITASAEAEGKYIRQTGGRGQYGHVKLIVEPNPGKGVEFVSEIVGGVIPKEFIPSVEKGVREAAQEGVLAGYPVIDAKIRLIDGSYHEVDSSDLAFAIAGSMGFKEACKRANPVLLEPIMKVEVVLPEEYLGEVLGDLSSRRGRVEGMDMRGNVRVIRAFVPLGEMFGYATTLRSLTQGRGTFTMQFDHYEKVPAHLAEAIIKKAKG, encoded by the coding sequence ATGACACCTGAGGAACTTAAAATTTTGAAGACCACCAGAAACATTGGAATTGTTGCGCACATTGACGCAGGGAAAACTACAACTACAGAGAGAGTCCTTTACTATACAGGTAAGACCTATAAGATCGGTGAGGTGCACGAAGGCACAGCGGTTATGGATTTTATGATTCAAGAACAGGAGAGGGGCATTACTATTACCTCTGCCTGCACAACCACCTTTTGGCGAAATCACAGAATTAACATCATTGATACCCCAGGACATGTGGATTTTACTATTGAAGTAGAGAGAAGTTTAAGGGTTCTTGATGGGGCTGTGGTGATCTTCTGTGCGGTAGGAGGAGTTGAGCCTCAGTCAGAGACAGTCTGGAGACAGGCGGATAAATACAGGGTTCCTCGTATTACCTTTGTCAATAAAATGGATAGATTGGGGGCTAATTTTTACAGAGTTCTTGAGGAGATGAAAGCTCGCCTTGGGGCTAATCCCCTTCCTTTACAGATTCCATACGGGGCTGAAGAATCCTTTGTTGGAGTAATAGATCTCATAGAGATGAAGGCTATTGTCTGGGAAGAAGAGACTTTGGGAGCTAAATTCCATGACGAAGAAATTCCAGCCCATCTAAGGGATCAGGCTGAAGAATACAGAATCATGATGCTTGAGAAGCTTGCAGATGTTAATGATGAGATAATGGAAAAATATCTTGAGGGACAGGAAATCTCCCCAGGTGAGATAAGGAAGGCTATTAGAGAGGCTACCTGTCAGCTAAAGCTTGTCCCAGTGCTTTGTGGATCGGCCTTCAAGAATAAAGGAGTGCAGCCTCTACTTGATGCTATTGTGGATTATCTTCCTTCACCTCTTGATATCCCTCCAGTTAAGGGTATTAATCCTAATACCGGTGAAGTTGAGGAAAGACATACTGATCCATCAGCCCCTCTTTCTGCCCTTGCCTTTAAGATTATGACAGACCCCTTTGTGGGGACCTTAACCTTTTTAAGGATTTATTCAGGTCGGATTGAGACTGGAATGAATGTTTATAACTCTACCAAACGAAAAAAAGAAAGGATCGGAAGACTTGTGAGAATGCATGCCAATCAAAGAGAAGAGATAACAGGGGCAGCAGCTGGAGACATTGTTGCGGCTCTTGGTCTAAGGGTTACTACAACTGGAGATACCCTCTGTGATGAGGCTAACCCTATAGAGCTTGAAAAGCTTGAGATTCCTGAGCCAGTTATCTCAGTTGCAGTTGAACCAAAAACCAAGGCTGATCAGGAAAAGTTATCTCTTGCTTTGCAAAAGATCTCCCTTGAAGACCCCTCTTTTAGGGTTTCAATCAATCATGAGACAGGGCAAACCTTGATTTGGGGAATGGGAGAGCTTCATTTGGAAATTATTGTGGATAGATTGATTAGAGAGTTTAAAGTGGGTGTAAATGTGGGAAGGCCAGAGGTAGCTTATAAAGAGACTATTACAGCCTCTGCTGAGGCTGAAGGTAAATATATTAGACAAACGGGTGGACGTGGACAATATGGACATGTTAAGTTAATTGTTGAGCCAAATCCTGGAAAGGGAGTTGAGTTTGTCTCTGAAATCGTGGGTGGAGTTATCCCAAAGGAGTTTATCCCCTCTGTTGAAAAGGGTGTAAGGGAGGCGGCTCAGGAAGGGGTTCTGGCTGGTTATCCAGTAATTGATGCTAAGATTCGCTTGATTGATGGATCATATCATGAAGTGGATTCTTCAGATCTTGCCTTTGCTATTGCAGGTTCTATGGGATTTAAGGAGGCTTGCAAAAGAGCAAATCCTGTGTTATTGGAACCTATTATGAAGGTTGAGGTTGTCCTGCCCGAGGAATATCTTGGTGAGGTTCTGGGGGACCTTTCTTCAAGAAGAGGAAGGGTTGAAGGAATGGATATGAGGGGTAATGTTAGAGTAATTAGGGCCTTTGTTCCCTTAGGGGAGATGTTTGGCTATGCTACTACCCTGAGGTCTTTAACTCAGGGAAGAGGCACTTTTACCATGCAATTTGATCACTATGAAAAAGTGCCAGCCCATCTGGCAGAAGCCATAATAAAGAAAGCTAAAGGATAA
- the tuf gene encoding elongation factor Tu, whose translation MAKQKFERKKPHLNVGTIGHIDHGKTTLTSAITRVLSTKGYAQWIPFDSIDKAPEEKARGITIQLAHVEYESDKRHYAHIDCPGHADYIKNMITGAAQMDGAILVVAATDGPMPQTREHVLLARQVNVPAMVVFMNKIDMVDDAELLDLVELEVRELLSKYGFPGDEVPVIRGSALKALECGCGKEECQWCGAIWQLVKAMDDYIPEPVRDIDKPFLMPVEDVFSISGRGTVVTGKVERGVLKPGEEVEIVGLRPTIKTVATSLEMFRKILDEALPGDNVGVLLRGVGKDDVERGQVLAKPGTIKPHTKFKAEVYVLKKEEGGRHTPFFNGYRPQFYFRTTDVTGVVSLPEGVEMVMPGDNVEFEVELIKPVALEEGLRFAVREGGRTVGAGVVTKIIE comes from the coding sequence ATGGCCAAGCAGAAATTTGAGCGTAAGAAGCCCCACTTAAATGTAGGAACAATAGGACACATTGACCACGGTAAAACCACATTAACGAGTGCAATAACCAGGGTTTTATCTACGAAGGGGTATGCCCAGTGGATACCCTTTGATAGCATTGATAAGGCCCCTGAGGAGAAGGCGCGTGGAATAACCATTCAGCTTGCCCATGTGGAGTATGAGAGTGATAAGAGGCACTATGCGCATATAGATTGTCCGGGGCATGCGGACTATATAAAGAACATGATAACAGGAGCAGCGCAGATGGATGGAGCGATACTTGTGGTTGCGGCAACGGATGGGCCTATGCCGCAGACGAGGGAGCATGTATTACTTGCTCGTCAGGTGAATGTTCCAGCGATGGTGGTGTTTATGAACAAGATAGACATGGTGGATGATGCGGAGTTACTTGATTTAGTTGAGCTTGAGGTGAGGGAGTTATTGAGCAAGTATGGATTTCCTGGGGATGAGGTGCCAGTGATAAGGGGTAGTGCCTTGAAGGCGCTTGAGTGTGGGTGTGGAAAGGAGGAGTGTCAGTGGTGTGGGGCGATATGGCAGTTGGTGAAGGCGATGGATGATTATATACCTGAGCCAGTTAGGGATATAGATAAGCCATTTCTTATGCCGGTTGAGGATGTGTTTAGTATAAGTGGTAGGGGTACGGTAGTGACAGGAAAGGTGGAGAGGGGGGTATTGAAGCCTGGAGAGGAGGTGGAGATAGTAGGGTTAAGGCCAACGATAAAGACGGTGGCAACGAGTCTTGAGATGTTCAGGAAGATACTGGATGAGGCGTTACCTGGAGACAATGTGGGGGTGTTGTTGAGGGGAGTTGGGAAGGATGATGTGGAGAGGGGTCAGGTATTAGCGAAACCTGGGACGATAAAGCCGCATACGAAGTTTAAGGCAGAGGTATATGTATTGAAGAAGGAGGAGGGGGGTAGGCATACACCTTTTTTTAATGGATACAGGCCACAGTTTTATTTTAGGACAACGGATGTTACAGGGGTAGTGAGTTTACCGGAGGGAGTGGAGATGGTGATGCCTGGAGATAATGTGGAGTTTGAGGTGGAGTTAATAAAGCCGGTAGCGTTGGAGGAGGGATTGAGGTTTGCGGTGAGAGAGGGAGGAAGGACGGTTGGAGCTGGAGTTGTAACCAAGATTATAGAATAA
- a CDS encoding RrF2 family transcriptional regulator, whose protein sequence is MFRLSTKGRYAVRAMYEIAKAYPEGITLDEISEKQKISRVYLAQILNRLRQARLIRSSRGPGGGYVLRKSPDEITLYDVLEPLEGPVCVASCIDPSEGCDEVDECVAFPIWRRLAQYIECMLKNVKLADLIKTMSSQEREKFAESVTLKCF, encoded by the coding sequence ATGTTTAGACTCTCAACGAAGGGTCGGTATGCGGTAAGGGCTATGTATGAAATTGCTAAAGCCTATCCAGAGGGAATTACCCTGGATGAGATTTCAGAGAAACAGAAGATTTCAAGGGTCTATCTTGCTCAGATTCTTAATCGTTTGAGACAGGCAAGGCTTATTCGTTCTTCTCGTGGGCCAGGGGGAGGTTATGTCCTTAGGAAATCTCCTGATGAGATTACCCTTTACGATGTTTTAGAGCCCTTAGAGGGTCCTGTATGTGTAGCCTCTTGTATTGATCCCTCTGAAGGATGTGACGAGGTGGATGAATGTGTAGCCTTCCCTATCTGGAGAAGACTTGCCCAGTATATAGAGTGCATGCTTAAAAATGTTAAACTTGCTGATCTTATTAAGACCATGAGTTCTCAAGAAAGAGAAAAGTTTGCTGAATCTGTTACTCTTAAATGTTTTTAA
- a CDS encoding TolB family protein translates to MKLKLLILLIFLINLALPSGFAQNEGIITITPQSYSKVIIRIPPLEGDSGDNAGELLRNLLNYHLFCLALKEPPLTGFKNKEFYLKGKITSSERFFNFSGELWDVYENKPLKKYSAEGSSLERLIYAIADQIIQDISPYRGVSETRFAFVKRTSTGDNLYIMDFSKRNLRKIRSSDLILFPKFSGSGKQLAYIVYEREHYFLEIYSLITRERKKLEVKGLSSAPLWLPDEKSLILTLGKNDEINIYQFFLETQKLIPLTSGKGVHQAGSLSSNGKYLAYVADTSGRPQVYLLNLETLKPQRISFEGKHNTAPRISPKGNLLLYVSSSGGDRTLVLYNLKTGEKKSLSIPYTLTDPSFSPSGDFLIFKGKGKKGGGIYLMHLDSLLIYPYLPFENLYYPDWGKLF, encoded by the coding sequence ATGAAACTTAAACTTTTGATTTTATTGATTTTTCTCATAAATCTGGCCTTACCTTCGGGATTTGCCCAAAATGAGGGAATTATTACTATTACCCCTCAGAGCTATTCTAAAGTTATTATACGAATTCCCCCTTTGGAAGGTGATTCAGGAGATAATGCCGGGGAGCTATTAAGGAATCTCTTAAACTATCACCTTTTTTGTCTGGCTTTAAAAGAGCCCCCTCTTACCGGATTCAAAAACAAAGAATTTTATCTCAAAGGAAAAATAACCTCCTCAGAGAGATTTTTTAATTTTTCAGGGGAACTCTGGGATGTATATGAGAATAAGCCCCTCAAAAAATATTCTGCAGAGGGTTCATCTCTTGAAAGATTGATTTATGCTATAGCGGATCAAATTATTCAAGATATTTCCCCTTATAGAGGGGTAAGTGAGACGCGCTTTGCCTTTGTTAAGCGCACCTCAACCGGGGACAACCTTTATATCATGGACTTTTCCAAAAGGAATCTCCGTAAAATTCGCTCCTCTGATTTAATCCTTTTTCCTAAGTTTTCAGGAAGTGGGAAGCAATTAGCCTATATTGTTTATGAAAGGGAGCACTATTTTTTGGAAATTTATTCCTTAATCACCCGGGAAAGAAAAAAGCTTGAGGTGAAGGGACTTAGCTCTGCCCCCCTCTGGTTGCCTGATGAGAAAAGCCTCATTCTTACGCTTGGTAAGAACGATGAGATAAATATCTACCAATTTTTCTTAGAAACTCAAAAATTAATCCCCCTTACCTCAGGAAAGGGTGTTCATCAAGCCGGTAGTCTCTCTTCTAATGGAAAATATCTGGCTTATGTAGCGGACACTTCAGGGAGACCTCAGGTTTATCTTTTAAATCTTGAGACCTTAAAGCCCCAGAGAATCTCCTTTGAAGGCAAGCATAATACAGCCCCCCGTATTTCTCCCAAAGGAAATCTGCTCCTCTATGTCTCATCAAGTGGAGGAGATAGAACCCTTGTTTTATACAACCTTAAAACCGGAGAAAAAAAGAGCCTTTCAATACCTTACACTTTAACCGATCCTTCCTTTTCCCCCTCTGGAGACTTTCTTATCTTCAAGGGGAAGGGAAAAAAGGGAGGGGGCATCTATCTAATGCATCTTGATTCTCTCCTGATTTATCCCTATCTACCATTTGAAAATCTCTATTATCCGGACTGGGGAAAACTTTTTTAA
- a CDS encoding hotdog fold thioesterase, with protein MEEKTYEKVRDHIYKNDRLFAFLGAEVTDMGEGFAEVSMTVTENHLNAADVCQGGVIFTLADLAFALASNSYGTLALAINATINYFKPAKIGDTLKARAEEFNRGKSLATYHITITKEGTNEKVAFFTGMVYRFDKSIFSE; from the coding sequence ATGGAAGAAAAGACCTATGAAAAGGTAAGAGATCATATTTACAAAAATGATAGACTTTTTGCTTTTCTCGGGGCTGAGGTAACAGACATGGGAGAGGGTTTTGCTGAGGTAAGCATGACGGTTACAGAAAATCATCTGAATGCAGCAGATGTTTGTCAGGGGGGTGTAATTTTTACCTTAGCAGATTTAGCCTTTGCCTTAGCCTCTAATTCCTATGGCACTTTAGCCTTAGCTATAAATGCCACTATAAATTACTTTAAACCAGCCAAGATAGGAGATACTTTAAAAGCCAGAGCAGAAGAATTCAACCGGGGAAAAAGTCTTGCCACCTATCACATTACCATCACCAAAGAGGGAACTAATGAAAAAGTGGCCTTTTTTACAGGAATGGTTTACCGCTTTGATAAATCCATTTTTTCTGAATAG
- the rpsG gene encoding 30S ribosomal protein S7 — protein sequence MPRKGPVPKRIVPPDPKFGSVLVAKFINNLMRDGKKNTARKIFYSALEILRERSGGEEPLKIFETAVEKVKPLIETRSRRIGGANYQVPVEVRPDRQISLAIKWLINAARARSERTMVERLANELWDAYNEKGAAIKKREDTHRMAESNRVFAHFRW from the coding sequence ATGCCACGGAAAGGACCAGTCCCAAAAAGAATAGTTCCACCAGATCCCAAGTTTGGAAGTGTTTTGGTGGCTAAATTTATTAATAATTTAATGAGAGATGGAAAGAAAAATACTGCCCGTAAGATTTTTTATTCCGCCTTGGAGATCCTGAGGGAAAGATCTGGTGGGGAAGAGCCTTTAAAAATCTTTGAGACCGCTGTAGAAAAAGTTAAACCCCTTATTGAGACCAGATCTCGGAGAATTGGTGGTGCAAACTACCAGGTGCCTGTGGAGGTAAGGCCTGATCGTCAGATTTCTCTGGCTATTAAGTGGTTAATTAATGCAGCCAGAGCCCGTAGTGAAAGAACTATGGTTGAAAGGCTTGCCAATGAACTTTGGGATGCTTATAATGAAAAAGGTGCTGCCATAAAGAAGAGGGAAGATACCCATCGTATGGCAGAATCTAACCGGGTTTTTGCCCATTTTCGCTGGTAA
- the rplC gene encoding 50S ribosomal protein L3: MKIEGIVGKKLGMTRIFDEEGNSIPVTVLEVGPCAVVQVKRAEKDGYNAIQVGFNPKKLTKCTMPMIGHFLKAGLDSGYYILREFKVANIEDFSPGQIITLKDLEISKGMKVDVAGITKGRGFTGGIKRWNFQRQPMSHGAKKVHRKRGSSGANTFPGRVIKGKKMAGHYGAERVTIKNLKVVDILPDKNLLLVQGGVPGAPNGYVTVYFK, from the coding sequence ATGAAGATAGAGGGAATTGTTGGAAAAAAGCTTGGAATGACAAGGATCTTTGACGAAGAAGGGAACAGTATCCCTGTAACAGTGCTTGAAGTTGGCCCCTGTGCTGTGGTTCAGGTAAAGAGGGCTGAAAAGGATGGATATAATGCTATACAGGTAGGCTTTAATCCTAAGAAACTTACTAAGTGCACGATGCCTATGATAGGGCATTTCCTTAAGGCTGGTTTAGATAGTGGGTATTACATTTTAAGAGAATTTAAAGTTGCTAATATAGAAGATTTTAGCCCTGGACAGATTATTACTTTAAAGGATCTGGAAATTTCTAAAGGTATGAAGGTAGATGTAGCTGGAATTACAAAGGGAAGGGGATTTACTGGTGGTATTAAGAGATGGAATTTTCAGAGACAACCTATGAGCCATGGTGCCAAGAAGGTGCACAGGAAAAGGGGGTCCAGTGGAGCAAATACCTTTCCTGGAAGGGTAATAAAGGGAAAGAAAATGGCAGGCCACTATGGTGCAGAAAGGGTAACTATTAAGAATTTAAAGGTAGTTGATATATTACCAGATAAAAATCTTTTGCTGGTTCAGGGTGGGGTTCCCGGAGCACCCAATGGTTATGTTACAGTCTATTTTAAGTAA
- a CDS encoding tautomerase family protein, whose protein sequence is MPIVKIELFSGRSIEIKKKIAQEITDILVKNLNIPSEAVIIIFDDIEKHNFAQAGRLAEESS, encoded by the coding sequence ATGCCCATTGTTAAAATTGAGCTTTTTTCAGGTAGAAGCATTGAGATCAAGAAAAAGATAGCTCAAGAGATTACAGATATTCTGGTTAAGAATTTAAATATCCCTTCTGAGGCAGTAATAATTATTTTTGACGACATTGAAAAGCACAACTTTGCTCAAGCTGGAAGACTGGCTGAGGAGAGTTCATAA
- a CDS encoding FumA C-terminus/TtdB family hydratase beta subunit — protein MFLRMISASERKRLIFPLEDSSLLQDLKAGEMLQISGWILCGRDATHKRILSALEKGDFKFDFTNQLIYYVGPTPPPPGKIIGACGPTTSSRMDPFLENFFKLGISATMGKGKRGSLARTLHRTYQRVYFITFGGAGAYLSQFVKKVEAIAWSELGPEAFFRIKVENFPAIVGIDTLGTDFYELSSASLPA, from the coding sequence ATGTTTTTAAGGATGATATCAGCTTCAGAAAGAAAAAGGCTGATTTTTCCTCTTGAGGATAGCTCCCTTTTGCAGGATCTTAAAGCTGGTGAGATGCTTCAAATTTCTGGCTGGATACTCTGTGGAAGGGATGCTACTCATAAAAGGATTTTGTCTGCCCTTGAAAAGGGTGATTTCAAATTTGATTTTACTAACCAGCTAATATACTATGTAGGGCCCACACCACCCCCTCCAGGGAAAATAATTGGTGCCTGTGGCCCTACAACTTCCTCTCGTATGGACCCCTTTCTTGAGAATTTTTTTAAGCTTGGTATTTCTGCAACCATGGGTAAGGGTAAAAGAGGCTCTTTAGCAAGAACACTTCACAGGACCTACCAGAGGGTTTATTTTATTACCTTTGGAGGAGCAGGAGCTTATCTGTCTCAATTTGTAAAAAAAGTTGAAGCTATAGCTTGGTCAGAACTTGGTCCGGAAGCCTTTTTTAGAATCAAGGTTGAAAACTTTCCAGCAATAGTAGGTATTGACACCTTAGGGACAGATTTTTATGAACTCTCCTCAGCCAGTCTTCCAGCTTGA
- the rpsJ gene encoding 30S ribosomal protein S10 gives MIYSQRIRIKLKSYDHRVLDKSVVDIVQTAKETGAKIVGPIPLPTKISRWTVLRSPHIDKNSREQFEVRVHKRLIEILEPSQQTIDALMQLELPAGVEVEIKT, from the coding sequence ATGATATACTCACAAAGAATTAGGATTAAACTTAAAAGCTATGACCACCGGGTGCTTGATAAATCTGTTGTAGATATAGTGCAGACAGCTAAGGAGACAGGAGCAAAAATTGTAGGCCCTATTCCTTTGCCAACTAAAATTAGCCGGTGGACGGTTTTGAGGTCTCCCCATATTGACAAGAATTCAAGAGAACAATTTGAGGTAAGGGTCCATAAAAGGCTGATTGAAATTTTAGAACCCTCTCAGCAGACCATTGATGCCCTAATGCAGTTGGAATTACCTGCTGGGGTAGAGGTTGAAATAAAGACTTAG
- a CDS encoding triose-phosphate isomerase: protein MLKIRPKKENFCLVEKENPELYKELFPYIEPPRIFFDGKYIPPQPPAQIYITDTTFRDGQQARTPYTPEQIEALYKFLHRLSGPKGIIRKTEFFLYTPKDREALERCLSLGYPYPEITGWIRAKKEDLNLVKEAGLKETGMLTSCSDYHIYLKLGKTRKQALEDYLAVVKEALSYGIKPRCHFEDITRADIYGFVIPFAIELMKLREESKIDIKIRLCDTLGVAVPYPEAVLPISVPKLVRAFIDEAGVPEELLEWHGHNDYYKSVINATAAWLYGCSYVNTSLLGIGERTGNTPLEAMVFEYIALKGSPDGMDTTVITEIANYYKTVLHEKIPFRQPFVGDDFNATRAGIHIDGLIKNEEIYNSFDSVKVLGRPIHIIITDKSGTAGVAYWVNTYLNLPQEKKVDKKHPGVVKIYKKILEQYERGRITSISNEEMLALTKKYIPELFESELDHLRNYAINLISKLIEEFVQERDIISLEVKRIRPLFENFLDEHPYIQFIYIVDTEGKPIFGLTKDLEYKKEFERLFATETFEDREWFIKPLKTGKTFVSKFYTSRITGSLCITVSAPIRNAEEEIIGLLGMDIRFEDLVKMESENET from the coding sequence GTGCTCAAAATAAGACCAAAAAAGGAGAATTTTTGTCTTGTAGAAAAGGAAAATCCAGAGCTATACAAAGAGCTTTTTCCTTATATTGAGCCTCCGAGGATCTTTTTTGATGGCAAATATATTCCTCCTCAGCCACCTGCCCAAATTTATATTACCGATACCACTTTTAGAGACGGTCAGCAGGCAAGGACTCCTTATACTCCTGAGCAAATTGAAGCCCTTTATAAATTTTTACATCGTTTGAGTGGCCCCAAAGGTATAATTCGCAAGACCGAGTTTTTTCTCTATACCCCCAAGGATAGGGAAGCCTTAGAGAGATGTCTCTCCTTGGGTTATCCCTATCCAGAAATTACAGGCTGGATAAGGGCTAAAAAAGAGGATCTAAACCTTGTCAAAGAGGCAGGACTTAAAGAGACCGGTATGCTTACCTCCTGTTCAGACTATCATATTTATCTCAAACTTGGGAAAACAAGAAAACAGGCTTTAGAGGACTACTTAGCTGTTGTTAAAGAGGCCCTTTCTTATGGAATAAAACCCAGATGCCATTTTGAGGACATAACCCGCGCGGATATCTATGGATTTGTTATTCCCTTTGCTATTGAGCTTATGAAACTAAGGGAGGAGAGTAAAATTGATATCAAAATTAGGCTCTGTGATACCCTTGGGGTTGCTGTTCCCTATCCAGAAGCGGTTTTACCAATAAGTGTTCCCAAACTTGTAAGGGCCTTTATTGATGAGGCTGGAGTTCCAGAGGAACTTTTAGAATGGCATGGACACAACGATTATTATAAATCAGTGATTAATGCAACTGCAGCCTGGTTATATGGCTGTTCCTATGTTAATACCTCTCTACTTGGTATTGGTGAAAGGACCGGAAATACCCCTCTTGAAGCCATGGTCTTTGAATATATTGCTTTAAAGGGAAGCCCTGATGGAATGGATACAACTGTTATAACAGAGATTGCAAATTACTATAAGACGGTATTACATGAAAAAATTCCTTTTCGTCAACCCTTTGTGGGAGATGACTTCAACGCTACTCGGGCAGGAATTCACATTGATGGTCTCATCAAAAATGAAGAGATCTATAACTCCTTTGATTCTGTAAAAGTCTTAGGAAGGCCAATTCATATTATCATTACCGATAAAAGCGGAACTGCTGGAGTGGCTTACTGGGTAAATACCTATCTTAATCTCCCTCAGGAGAAAAAAGTTGATAAAAAACATCCAGGGGTCGTGAAAATATACAAAAAAATTCTTGAACAATATGAGAGGGGCAGGATTACCTCTATTTCAAATGAAGAGATGCTTGCCCTTACTAAAAAGTATATTCCAGAACTTTTTGAGTCTGAATTGGATCATCTCAGAAATTATGCCATCAATCTTATAAGCAAACTCATTGAAGAGTTTGTCCAGGAAAGGGATATCATTTCCCTTGAGGTTAAAAGAATTAGACCCCTCTTTGAAAACTTTCTTGACGAGCACCCTTACATTCAGTTTATTTACATTGTTGATACTGAAGGGAAACCAATTTTTGGTCTTACTAAGGATTTAGAATACAAAAAAGAGTTTGAGAGGCTTTTTGCTACCGAGACCTTTGAGGATAGGGAATGGTTTATCAAGCCCCTAAAAACAGGTAAAACCTTTGTCTCCAAATTTTATACTTCAAGAATTACAGGAAGTCTCTGTATAACAGTTTCTGCTCCTATCCGTAATGCAGAAGAGGAAATCATCGGGCTTCTGGGAATGGATATCCGGTTTGAGGATCTCGTCAAGATGGAAAGCGAAAATGAAACTTAA